TTGGTGATCCGAATGTCCGCACGGGCGAGGCCTACCTGCCTGAGGCCGTCGTCGAGCACCGATCCGCTCCGGCCGACGAACGGTTCGCCCTCGCTGTCCTCTTGGGCGCCCGGCCCTTCGCCGACGAACAGGACGTCGGCGTCCTCGGGGCCGGTCCCGTTGACGATCCGGCTTCGCGACTCGACGAGTGCTGGACACCGCTCGCAGGCGGTGACGCATACCCCCTCCATCTGTTCGTCCATGTGTCGGTCTCTTTCGGGCCGGTACTACGTGTTTCGGGTCGCAGGTGCTGGTCGGCGTCGATCTGTGGCGGGACCCCGGTGGTGCGGTTCAAACACAACTCTCACCCGAGTACGAATCGCTCGAGAAGCCTCGAAACGGTTATCCGCCTCGGTACAGGACTCCTCAGTACATGCTACAGGTCGCCATCAACGGGTACGGCACGATCGGGAAACGCGTCGCGGACGCCGTCCGCGCCCAGCCGGACATGGAGGTGCTCGGGGTCGCGAAGACGCGGCCGAACTTCGAGGCCGAACAGGCCATCGCGAAAGAGTACCCCCTCTACGCGGCGATCGAAGAGCGCGCCGACCAGTTCGGGGAGGCCGGCCTCGAGATCGCCGGCCCGGTCGAGGACCTGATCGACGAGGCGGACGTCGTCGTCGACGCCACGCCCTCGGGGGTCGGCGCCCAGAACAAGGAGCTGTACGAGGCCTACGACACCCCCGCGCTCTACCAGGGCGGCGAGGCCAAGGACCTGGCGGAAGTGAGCTTCAACGCTCGCGCGAACTACGCGGACGCGGCCGACGCCGATCACGTCCGCGTCGTCTCGTGTAACACGACCGGGCTCTCGCGGATCGTCGCGCCGCTCGAGGAGGCCTACGGCATCGAGAAGGTCCGGGCGACGCTGGTCCGACGCGGCGGCGACCCCGGCCAGACCTCCCGCGGCCCGATCAACGACATCTTGCCGAACCCCGTCACCCTCCCCTCCCACCACGGCCCCGACGTGAACACCATCTTCCCCGACCTCGAGATCGACACCCTCGGGATGAAGGTGCCCGCGACGATGATGCACATGCACAGCGTCAACGTCACGCTCGAGACGGACGTCGACGCCGCCGACGTCCGCGAGCTGTTCGCCGGGGAGAACCGACTGTTCCTCATCCCCGAACGGATGGCCATCGACGGCAGCGGGAAGCTCAAGGAGTACGCCTTAGACGCGGGTCGGCCGCGCGGCGACCTCTGGGAGAACTGCATCTGGGAGGAGTCGATCTCCACCGTCGGCCGCGATCTCTACTTCTTCCAGGGCATCCACCAGGAGTCCGACGTCGTACCCGAGAACGTCGACGCGATCCGTGCCGTGACCGGCCTCGCCGACGCCGACGAGAGCATGGCGACGACCGACGAAACGCTCGGCGTCGGGTTCTAGTCGCTCGAGTTCAACAACTAGCACCGACAGAAGGTTTTTGCTACGTCGCCTACTACGTCCGTCCATGCGCCGAGACGACCGCGACGATCCCTTCGACGACCTCTTTCGCGAGATCGAGCGGATGATGAACGAGATGATGAGCGGCGCGAACGTGAACTTCGAGTCACAGGCGAACGTCGACACCGGCTTCGGGATGGACACCCACGTCGACGTCCACGAGACCGACGAGGCGATTCGCGTCGTCGCCGACCTCCCCGGCGTCGAAAAGCAGAACATCGACCTCGAGTGCGATGGCGAGACGCTCACGATCTCGGCCCGGAGCGACCACCGCGAGTACGACGAACGCATCACCCTCCCTCGCCGGGTGAACGAACACACCGCGACCGCCACCTACAACAACGGCGTCCTCGAGATCGTCTTCGACCCCGCCGAGGAGTCTTCGGACATCACCCTCGAGTAACGTTCGGTCGGCGTCTCAGCTGCTGTCTCCCGTCTCCGACCGAGCCGCGCGTATCGCCGCCGTGAGTCGATCGTAAAAGTCCGGCTCGTACTTCGTCGCCGCGTCGATCGTCGGCCGAGCGTTCGTCTCGGAGACGACCACCCGGTCATCCGTGACGAGTAGATCGACGCCGAGGAACGGAATCTCGAGTTCGCTGGCCACGGATTCGGCGAGCTCCCGCCACGGCGCGGGGAGGTCGATCCCCGAGGCCGCCGCGCCCCGGTGGACATTGTGTTTCCATTGACCGCGCTCGCGGGCGTCGTCGGGGAGTCGCCGTTCGACCGCGCCGACGTACTCACCCTCGAGGGTCATCACCCGGTAGTCGACGGCTCCGGGGAGGTACTCCTGGACGAGAAACGACTTATCACCGGTCGCACGGTAGTCGTGGACGAGCGAGAGGTAGTCACAGATCCCGAGAAACGAATCGAGGTCGTGAGCCTTCGCCACGCCGACCCCTCGGGTCGTCGAGTTGGGCTTGACGACGACCGGCGGTTCGAACCGCTCGAACACCGCCCGGAGGTCGGCCTCGTCGACGGGGCTCGAGACGAACACCGACTCGGGGACTGAGAATCCAGCGCGCTCGAGGCGGGCGAGGACGCCGGCTTTGTTCCGCGAGGTGACCACGGCGTCGCGGTCGTTGAGCCACGGCACGCAGAGGAGGGCGTCGGCGACGCCGCCTTCCATCAGCCGCCCGGGGTAGACGAAGCCGACGTCGAAGTCGTCGGGCGACCACGGGGCGTCCGAACCGAGCGGAATCGTCCGCTCCCGGACGGGGACGTGGTGACAGCGAATTCCCCGGTCCGCCAGCGGCTCGCGCATCCGCTCGAACGTCTCCTTGCGGTTGACGACGGCGAGGTCGATCATACCCGAGACTGTGCGTCCGGGAGGAAAAAGCTGCACGAGCCGGCAGGGTCGACGAGTGCGCTCGAGTGGCTCTCGCCGTCCGTTCGATCGGTGGGGATCCCAACACCAGTACCGGTCGGTCTGCTGGGTCGAACCGGCCGCTCTGCTGTCGACGGCAATTCGACGGAGAAGAACGCAGCGAGGCGTTACGCGATCAGCTCTTCTTCGCCCTTCTCGACGACGACCCGGCACGGCGGCGAGATCTTGTTGTAGGCGCGTCGGAGTGCGTCCTTCGCGAAGTCGGCGTCGTCGACGTCACACCAGATGGTGAAGAGGCGGTCGCCCCGCTGGATGCGAGCGGCCGTCCCGACGATCTTCCCGAACGACTGGCGCATCCCGTCGGAGACACGGTCGGCACCCGCACCCGTCGCCTGCTTGTTCTCGCGGATGACGTGGTGGGGGAACTTTCGGAGGATCATCTTGTAGTTGCCCTCGCCGGCGCTCTTGAGCATGTGGCGGTTCGCCGAGAGGCGGGAGGCCTCGAGGCTGCCGTGGCGGATCTGGCACTCCTCCTCGAGGACGAGACTGACCTGGACGGGGTAGTCGTCGGGGTCAGCGTTGATGTCTCCCATCTTGTGCTGTGCGATCTTCGAACCCGGGATGCCAGTGATGTACTCACGGCGCGTGTAGGCCGGTTTACTGATCTCCCGGTACATGGAGGCGGGTTTGTCGGCCATGGTTACTTATCCGGAACGAAGCTTACCGCGCGGATAAAGCCTTCGAACCGTCGGTGGACGCCCTGGCGTCGTCGATCTCTCCGTCGGCGACCTCGAGGGTGACCGGTTCTACCCGCCGTCGCGACCGGCGGCGTCGCTCGACACCGAACGACCACTCGGCTCCGACAGAATCAGCGCAGTTCGACGCGCTCGCCGTCGATCTCGACCAGCCCCTTGCTCGAGAGGCAGTTCAGCACGCTCAGGACGTCGATCTTCTTCATCGCGAGGATCTCGTTCAAGTCGTCGACCGTCGCCTCGTCGGCCGCCTCGAGGTAGAGGTAGACGAGCTTCGCCTGCGGCGAGACGATCTCGTCGGGAATCGGCTCGAGCTGTGTTTCGGTGAGCTGGGGCTGGGATTCTATCATCGTATTCACACGAACTCCGTTCAGAGATATAAGTCTAGCCCCTATGGACTAGGGTATAGCTAGATTATTATAATGTGATTATATAATTTCTTGGGTGGAGCTGCGTCGCTCTCAGGAGGGAAATGGCGTCGCGAGGACGACATCGGTCGGCGGTTACCCCAATGGCATCGTCCGCACCGGGTTCCGTTGCCGGTGATACCTCGCTCTTCTCTATAATTCTGACGCTATATGGTTGTCATCAACTATCAGGGCAGGTATTGACTTTCATAGATAGGCACATTACAGTACGACGAAATGAACAGGAGATGTAGTTGCTGAGGATTTACGATTTTCCAGACGATCTGCGGCCGAAGATCTGATCGTAGAGCCACACTCCAATGAATATGAACACAAGGTGTGCCAATATTGTTAACAATATCACCAATATCTCTGGAACGCCGATCATATTCTCTAACCATATCGCAGGGATACGCTCATATATTAGATTTTTGCTCTTATCATAAAAGTTCAGGCCTCGCCAGGATTTAATATCTGCTCTTCTGCAGGAGATTCTTGATGCCGCTTATCTGTCGCCCTGCCGATGAAGACGTCCACGTCAATACCTGCGAGAGCCACATCGAGGCATCTCGAGGGATAAACTCACACAGCGTCTCAGAGCCTTCCAGCTTCGACGGAAACTACTGCGGAAACCAGGGAAAGAAGCGACTGAACCGGACCGGCGCACCGATCCGTGGCCTCGTCGATTACGTCGCCGTCAACGTATTCCGCTATAGTAACCGTTGAACGTCATTGCACACTCGGTCACGACCATCGGCGGTCAGCCTCTTCGACGAGGTTGAGGCTGACCGTTCGGCTGTGGCCGGGTGTAACTCGTTTCAACGAGTACTATAGACGACCGAAGAGCGTCGAGGGAAGACCGATGTCGGCAGCGCGTTTAAGACGATTCCGCCACTATCGCTCAGTATGAAGAGTTTCCAGATCGGGTCACTGTTCGACATCCCGATCAAGCTCGATCTGACGTTTCTGCTCGTTCTTCCGCTGTTTGCGTATCTCATCGGCGCCCAGATCGAGCCGGTCGTCGACATCCTCAATCTGCTCTGGGAAGCCGACATCGCCGCCGACGCCATCACCGGTGGTCTGACGCCGTGGGTGCTCGGACTGACCGCCGCGATCGGGCTGTTCGTCGGCGTCTTGCTGCACGAACTCGGCCACTCGATCACGGCCCAGCGGTATGGCTACCCGATCGATTCGATCACGCTCTGGCTGTTCGGCGGGATCGCCGCCCTCTCGGAGATGCCCGAGGACTGGCGCCAGGAACTGAACATCGCCATCGCCGGGCCGATCGTCAGCGTTCTCGTCGGCGTCGTCTCCTACGGGCTGTTTCTGCTGGCTCCGCCGGTGCTCGGCGACCTCGTCGCCGCGGCGACCCTCGACGGCGTGCTGTTCGTCCTCGGCTACCTCGCCGTCCTCAACGTCGCGCTCGCGGTGTTCAACATGCTTCCCGCGTTCCCGATGGACGGCGGGCGCGTCCTCCGGGCACTGCTCGCTCGCAACCGACCCTACGCACGGGCGACACAGCAGGCCGCGAGCGTCGGCAAACTGTTCGCCATCGCCATGGGCCTGTTCGGCCTGGTCGGGCTCAACATAATCCTCATCGGCGTCGCCTTCTTCGTCTACATCGCCGCCTCGAGTGAGGCCCAGCAGGTCGTGATGAAAGCCGCCTTCGAGGGAATCACCGTCGACGACATCATGACGCGGTCGCCCGACCTTCACACCGTCGCTCCCGAGACGACCGTCGAGGAACTCATCCACCGGATGTTCAGCGAACGTCACACGGGCTATCCCGTCCTCGAGAACGGTCATCTCATCGGGCTCGTGACCCTCGAGGACGCCCGCGAGGTCGATCCCATCGAACGCGACGCCTACCGGGTCGAGGACGTGATGACGACCGATCTCGAGACGATCGGTCCCAACGCGGACGCGATGGACGCCTTAGAGCGGATGCAACGGGAACGGATCGGCCGGCTGCTGGTCGTCGATCGGGACGATCAGGCGTTCGGCACTTACGCACGCGACAACGGTGACCTGGTCGGGCTCGTCTCCCGGACCGACGTCATGACCGCCCTGAACGTCGTCCAGCAGAGCGGCTCGGTGGATCCCTCGCGGGTGGACCGCACGGCCGATTGACCGGCTCCAACGCGACACGTTTATTCTCCCGCCGTGCGCGCACGGGGACATGTACCGATCTGGAGCCTTCGTCGCCGACCACGTCTCGCCGATCGCCGACGAACAGGTCCAGCCCAACGGCGTCGACCTCACGCTCGACGTCGTCTTCGAACAGCGCGAGCCCGGCCGCATCGGCCGGGACGGCAAGGAGATCGGCGACCGGATCGCCCGCCCGCTCGAGGAGCTCGACCAGAAGGTGCCGACGACCTACTACCTGCCGCCCGGCGCCTACGTCGTCCGCTACGGCGAGCGCATCCACATCCCCGAGGGTCACGTCGGCTTTCTCTACCCGCGGTCGTCGCTGCTGCGCAACTCCTGTATGCTGAACACGGCGGTGTGGGACGCTGGCTACGAGGGCCGCGGCGAGGGACTGCTCCAGGTCCACCACGACGTCGAACTCGAGCGCGGCGCGCGGATCGCCCAGCTCGTGCTGACCGAGGCCGACCACGAGACGGTGTACGACGGATCGTACCAGGGCGAAAATCTGTGATACTGATGCGACCGGTTCGCGTACCGTTTTCTCCTCCCAGCCCGTAGGTGGCCACGACATGATGGCGACGACGCACGCGTTCGCTGGACTCGCCGTCGTCGCCCCGGTCGCCTACGCCGTTCCCGAGCTCGCTGTCCCCCTCGCCGTCGGCGCGCTCCTCGGCGGGATCGCCCCCGACTTCGACCTCGTCCTCGAGCACCGCCGAACGCTGCACTTTCCTGTCTACGGGCTCCTTGGTGCTGTCCCCGCGGTCGGCGTCGCCGCTCTCGTCCCCTCGAGCGTCACCGTCGCGCTTGCGGCGGTCGCCGTCGCCGCCTGGCTCCACGCGGCGAGCGACGCTTTCGGCGGCGGCCTCGAGATGGATCCGTGGACGAACCCCACCGAGCGCGCCGTCTACGACCACTGGCGCCGGCGGTGGGTGCGTCCCCGGCGGTGGATCCGCTACGACGGCGCGCCCGAGGACGCCGCGCTGGCGGTCGCGCTGGCCGTCCCCGCGTTCGTCGTCGTCGACGGTCACGGCTGGCTCGAGGCGCTCGTCGTCGTCGGCGTTGCAGTCTCGATCGCCTACGCACTCGCCCGGCGGCGGATCGCCAGGTGGAGCCCCGACTGGCTCGAGTGACGGTCGAGAATCGCAAGGCCTTACGCCGGCGGTCCCCGACGGACGGCCATGAGCACGATCCGAATCGTCTGGGGGTCGGCCTCGGCCCCGACGAAGATGTCCTCCTACGACGCCGCCCTCGCCGACGCGGGCGTCGAGAACTACAACCTCGTCGCCGTCTCGTCGGTGATCCCCGCCGGCGTCGACGTCGAGGCCGTCGGCACCGCTCCCGACCTCGGGCCCGCCGGCGAACGGCTGACGGTCGTCGAAGCGCGGGCAACGGCCGCCGGCCCGAGCAGCGTCGCCGCGGCGCTGGGCTGGGTCGAGTCGGTCGACGACGGGCCGGGGCTGTTCTACGAGGCGTCGGGGGAGATCGACGCGGCCGACGTCGAGAACCGGGTCCTCGAGGGACTCGCTGCCGGGAGCGAACTCCGGGACTGGGAGCTGGGTGAGCCGAGCGTCCGCGTCGAGTCGAGCGAAGCCGAATCGGGCACGTACACCACGTCGGTCGTGCTGGCTGTGTACGGCGAGAGCGATCCGATTCTGTAGCCTCCTTTGGTCTGTGGTAGCGCTTCTCGAGCCGAATCATTTTTACGACCTGGCCGGGTACGAACGGTAACGAATTCTTATGAACGGGAACACGCCCTACGCGGGGCTACCGGGTGTGACGCAAGCGGGTCACCGGGCAGCGACTGACGTGCCGGAGCTCTCCGGCGAGCAGCGCCGGACGCTTCGGCGGGACGTCTCCCGGATCGCCGCCCGTACCCGCGAGCTCTTACCCGACGAGTACGTCGTCGACGCCGAGATCTCGACGGGGATCGCGGGGCCGCAGGTGACCGTCGCCGTTCAGCCGCCGATCGGCCATCCGGTCAGCGCCGGCTTCACCCCCGCACTCGAGGACGATCGCGACGAACTCATCGACGCAGACGATCGCGACGAGGTCGCCCGGGGGCTCGCCGCCAGCGCGGCGCTCCAGGTGAAGCTGGCCGTCGGCGACGACGTGACGCCGACGGCCCAGTGATCGGTCAGCGTCGCTCGAGGTCGGCGTGCTCGCCCACCGTGTAGTACGGCCCGCCGAGTCGCCCCACTGTCTCGAACGTCGTCGCGTCGATCTCGCCGTCGGTGAGGAGCTCGTCTGCGAGGTGGACGCACTCGACCTCGCCGAACAGCACCAGCCGGTCTTTGACGCGCATCGTCTCGAACAGCGAGCACTCCATCGTGGCGATGGCGTCGGCGACCCGTGGGGCCGCGATTTCGCGACACGGCGCCCGCTCGAGGTCGAACGCGTCGAACTCACTCTCCTCGGGCTCGAGCGCGGCGGCCGTCCGGTCCATCGCCTCGGCGACGTCCTCGGTGACGACGTTGACGGCGAACTCGCCGGTGTCGACGGCGTTTCGCGCCGTATCCTTCAGCTCCTCGTCCCCATCGTCGTCCTCGCGGACGCCCGTGCTGACCATCAGCAGCGGGTGACTCGAGCTGACGTAGTTGTACGCGCTGAACGGCGCGAGGTTGTCGACGCCGTCGGGGCTCACGGTACTGACCCAGGCGATCGGCCGGGGGCTCACGAGCGACTTGATTACGCGACTGTTCACGTCGGTGTCGACGGCTGCGGGGGCGAACGTCTCCATGTCGAGGGTCGTTTCGCTCACGCGGCCATAATCGCTCGGGCTCCGGCGAACGGCGGCCGGAGCCAGCATCGGCAGCCCCCGTCGGTCGACGTCCGCCTCGACGGTTCGCTACTGGGCCTCGCCGGCGTCGACGACCTGGCCGAGAAAGAGCAGGCTCCCCGTCTCGTCGTCACGGATCGCGAAGAGGAACGGCCGGTCGACGGTTACGTCGAACGTTTCGGCGGGTGCGCTCGTCGGCACCATGGTCACGCCGGTCGCCGCGGCGGCCTCCGTTCCTTCCTCGTCGACGGCGACGTAGGCGTCGTGGTAGACGTCCTCGATCATGAGCGAGGGGGCCGACTCGTCCGACTCGAGCATTCCCGTAAAGTCCGCCTGGTTGGTGAACGCGACCTCCATACCGAGTGCGGCCAGCGCGTCGCGGACGCTGAACGAGGACTCGAACTCGAACCGGGGGAGTGCGAGGTCGCCGCTCGCGTCGGCCGTCGCCTCGAGTAATTCGTCGAGCCGATCGACGTCGAGTGAGTCGCGGAAGGCTTCGAACTCACCCGCGGCGGGGAGGAAGACGACCATCGTCGCGTCGCCCTCGTAGGGTAACTCGAGCACCTGGTGGCCGTCGACGGCGGCGTAGCGCGTCCGGAGATGCTGGTGCATCATCGGGACGGTGGACTCGCTCCCGTCGAGGGCGGTGAACGGTCCGTCCTCGGTCTCGTCCTCGTCGAACTGGTTCGCCCAGTTCGCGAGGAAGTAGATGGCGTTGGTCAACACGAGTTTCGTGTCCCCGTGGACCGAGCCCTCGGGGAGCAACTCCTCGATCTTGTCCTCGGTTTCCTCGGCCACCCAGTCGTTGATCTCCGCCCGGGCAGGCTCGGGTGCGGCTTCGAAGTCGAGGGTTCGCAGCCCGGCACCGTAGTTGCGCGCGAGCGTCTCGAGGAACGCGTCGCCGAACGGGTAGTCGGCCTGCCCCCAGATCGCGTTCGCGATGCGGAGGGTGAACTCGGTGGCGTCCTCGTCCTCGTCATCTCCGTCGGCCGGTGTGTCCTCCTCGAGCGACTGGGAGAGGGCGTTGAACGTCTCGTGAAGCTGTTGCTGGTCGTGAGGGAACGCGAGCGTGTCGGCCATCGCCGTCTCGGTCTCGCCGCGGGCCCCCGCCCACGCCATCGCCAGCGCGAGCGAGACGCTGTACGGCGACGCGAAGTGGTTCGTCTCCTCGTCGTCGGCGAGTTCGCCGAGCAACGCGAGGGAGAACGTGTTGACCCCGTCGACGAGCGCCTCGAGTGCGTCGTCGGAGACGGCGGGAGCGGCTCGATCGACGTCGGCCGAGAGGAGCTGACCGTCGATCGGTGCGTCTCCACCGCTCGGCTCCGGCGACGGTTCCGAATCCGTGTCGTCGGTGTCGGTCATCGTACAACCTCCGAGGGCTGCCATCGTAATTCCTGCGAGCGCGAGGACGTCGCGCCGGTTCGTCGTCATCGGTACCAGAGACATTCGGGTCCGAACATATCACGTCACCCCAAGCTGAAACGGTCGTTTGACCTTTCCCGATCGTCGATTGTGCGGGGCTGCCGACGGGGCGCTTCGATTTCGGCTTCTGTTGCCCTCTATAGCACTCGTTGAAACGATTTACACCCGTCCACAGCCGAACGGGCAGCCTCGGCCTCGTTGGCGAGGCTGCCCGCCAACGGTCGTGACCGGGTGTGCAATGACTTTCAACGGTTACTATAGTACTCACTTCAACGAGTACTATCGCTCTCCCTGTAGCTCCATAGCTATATGCTACCTTGGAACATGCATTGCTGTATGGCAATCCCTGGCTACGACATCGACGACTTACCGGAGAACGCCCTCGAGGCGACCGACGACGAGGACGAAGCGGAACCCGAAGACGAGGAGTAACCGTCCCGGATCTGTCCTCCCGGGCTGGGCAGAATTTATCTCACTCGAGCGCGTACCGGTAGCGTATGCGGCGAAACCCCTTCGAAGAACTCGAGGAGATGCTCGATCGCCTGAGCAGCCAGGTCGAAGAAGGAATGACCCGGGGAGGCGGGCTCCCCGTTCCGGGCGACGTGGCCGTCGACGTCGCGGACGCTCACGACGAGTACGTCGTGACGGCGGACTTGCCGGGCTATGAGACCGACGACATCGAACTGACCCTGTCGGAGGGGACGCTTCGGCTCGAGGCCAGTCACGAGGAACGTACCGCACACGAGGAAGGCCAGTACCTCCGTCGAGAGCGCAGCCAGCGGTCGGCGAGTCGCCGGATCCGCCTGCCCGAACCCGTCGACGAGGAGAACGTGACGGCGTCGTACAACAACGGCGTGCT
This portion of the Natronobeatus ordinarius genome encodes:
- a CDS encoding MarR family transcriptional regulator — encoded protein: MIESQPQLTETQLEPIPDEIVSPQAKLVYLYLEAADEATVDDLNEILAMKKIDVLSVLNCLSSKGLVEIDGERVELR
- a CDS encoding ATP-grasp domain-containing protein, whose amino-acid sequence is MIDLAVVNRKETFERMREPLADRGIRCHHVPVRERTIPLGSDAPWSPDDFDVGFVYPGRLMEGGVADALLCVPWLNDRDAVVTSRNKAGVLARLERAGFSVPESVFVSSPVDEADLRAVFERFEPPVVVKPNSTTRGVGVAKAHDLDSFLGICDYLSLVHDYRATGDKSFLVQEYLPGAVDYRVMTLEGEYVGAVERRLPDDARERGQWKHNVHRGAAASGIDLPAPWRELAESVASELEIPFLGVDLLVTDDRVVVSETNARPTIDAATKYEPDFYDRLTAAIRAARSETGDSS
- a CDS encoding Hsp20/alpha crystallin family protein; the encoded protein is MRRDDRDDPFDDLFREIERMMNEMMSGANVNFESQANVDTGFGMDTHVDVHETDEAIRVVADLPGVEKQNIDLECDGETLTISARSDHREYDERITLPRRVNEHTATATYNNGVLEIVFDPAEESSDITLE
- a CDS encoding deoxyuridine 5'-triphosphate nucleotidohydrolase, with product MYRSGAFVADHVSPIADEQVQPNGVDLTLDVVFEQREPGRIGRDGKEIGDRIARPLEELDQKVPTTYYLPPGAYVVRYGERIHIPEGHVGFLYPRSSLLRNSCMLNTAVWDAGYEGRGEGLLQVHHDVELERGARIAQLVLTEADHETVYDGSYQGENL
- a CDS encoding 50S ribosomal protein L16 — its product is MADKPASMYREISKPAYTRREYITGIPGSKIAQHKMGDINADPDDYPVQVSLVLEEECQIRHGSLEASRLSANRHMLKSAGEGNYKMILRKFPHHVIRENKQATGAGADRVSDGMRQSFGKIVGTAARIQRGDRLFTIWCDVDDADFAKDALRRAYNKISPPCRVVVEKGEEELIA
- a CDS encoding flavin reductase family protein produces the protein METFAPAAVDTDVNSRVIKSLVSPRPIAWVSTVSPDGVDNLAPFSAYNYVSSSHPLLMVSTGVREDDDGDEELKDTARNAVDTGEFAVNVVTEDVAEAMDRTAAALEPEESEFDAFDLERAPCREIAAPRVADAIATMECSLFETMRVKDRLVLFGEVECVHLADELLTDGEIDATTFETVGRLGGPYYTVGEHADLERR
- a CDS encoding type II glyceraldehyde-3-phosphate dehydrogenase, with translation MLQVAINGYGTIGKRVADAVRAQPDMEVLGVAKTRPNFEAEQAIAKEYPLYAAIEERADQFGEAGLEIAGPVEDLIDEADVVVDATPSGVGAQNKELYEAYDTPALYQGGEAKDLAEVSFNARANYADAADADHVRVVSCNTTGLSRIVAPLEEAYGIEKVRATLVRRGGDPGQTSRGPINDILPNPVTLPSHHGPDVNTIFPDLEIDTLGMKVPATMMHMHSVNVTLETDVDAADVRELFAGENRLFLIPERMAIDGSGKLKEYALDAGRPRGDLWENCIWEESISTVGRDLYFFQGIHQESDVVPENVDAIRAVTGLADADESMATTDETLGVGF
- a CDS encoding Hsp20/alpha crystallin family protein; the encoded protein is MRRNPFEELEEMLDRLSSQVEEGMTRGGGLPVPGDVAVDVADAHDEYVVTADLPGYETDDIELTLSEGTLRLEASHEERTAHEEGQYLRRERSQRSASRRIRLPEPVDEENVTASYNNGVLTVTLPKESEGEESKQIDID
- a CDS encoding serpin family protein, with amino-acid sequence MTTNRRDVLALAGITMAALGGCTMTDTDDTDSEPSPEPSGGDAPIDGQLLSADVDRAAPAVSDDALEALVDGVNTFSLALLGELADDEETNHFASPYSVSLALAMAWAGARGETETAMADTLAFPHDQQQLHETFNALSQSLEEDTPADGDDEDEDATEFTLRIANAIWGQADYPFGDAFLETLARNYGAGLRTLDFEAAPEPARAEINDWVAEETEDKIEELLPEGSVHGDTKLVLTNAIYFLANWANQFDEDETEDGPFTALDGSESTVPMMHQHLRTRYAAVDGHQVLELPYEGDATMVVFLPAAGEFEAFRDSLDVDRLDELLEATADASGDLALPRFEFESSFSVRDALAALGMEVAFTNQADFTGMLESDESAPSLMIEDVYHDAYVAVDEEGTEAAAATGVTMVPTSAPAETFDVTVDRPFLFAIRDDETGSLLFLGQVVDAGEAQ
- a CDS encoding CBS domain-containing protein — protein: MKSFQIGSLFDIPIKLDLTFLLVLPLFAYLIGAQIEPVVDILNLLWEADIAADAITGGLTPWVLGLTAAIGLFVGVLLHELGHSITAQRYGYPIDSITLWLFGGIAALSEMPEDWRQELNIAIAGPIVSVLVGVVSYGLFLLAPPVLGDLVAAATLDGVLFVLGYLAVLNVALAVFNMLPAFPMDGGRVLRALLARNRPYARATQQAASVGKLFAIAMGLFGLVGLNIILIGVAFFVYIAASSEAQQVVMKAAFEGITVDDIMTRSPDLHTVAPETTVEELIHRMFSERHTGYPVLENGHLIGLVTLEDAREVDPIERDAYRVEDVMTTDLETIGPNADAMDALERMQRERIGRLLVVDRDDQAFGTYARDNGDLVGLVSRTDVMTALNVVQQSGSVDPSRVDRTAD
- a CDS encoding metal-dependent hydrolase, translated to MMATTHAFAGLAVVAPVAYAVPELAVPLAVGALLGGIAPDFDLVLEHRRTLHFPVYGLLGAVPAVGVAALVPSSVTVALAAVAVAAWLHAASDAFGGGLEMDPWTNPTERAVYDHWRRRWVRPRRWIRYDGAPEDAALAVALAVPAFVVVDGHGWLEALVVVGVAVSIAYALARRRIARWSPDWLE
- a CDS encoding DUF5811 family protein, giving the protein MNGNTPYAGLPGVTQAGHRAATDVPELSGEQRRTLRRDVSRIAARTRELLPDEYVVDAEISTGIAGPQVTVAVQPPIGHPVSAGFTPALEDDRDELIDADDRDEVARGLAASAALQVKLAVGDDVTPTAQ
- a CDS encoding pyruvoyl-dependent arginine decarboxylase; this translates as MSTIRIVWGSASAPTKMSSYDAALADAGVENYNLVAVSSVIPAGVDVEAVGTAPDLGPAGERLTVVEARATAAGPSSVAAALGWVESVDDGPGLFYEASGEIDAADVENRVLEGLAAGSELRDWELGEPSVRVESSEAESGTYTTSVVLAVYGESDPIL